A genomic stretch from Setaria viridis chromosome 1, Setaria_viridis_v4.0, whole genome shotgun sequence includes:
- the LOC117835964 gene encoding protein-tyrosine-phosphatase IBR5, with protein sequence MRKRERENPCGICGHYHKYEEGEVCGVCGHRWKPSDGEGTPAKHESAFPTEVLKDFLFLGSYDNASRSEVLKTLNVSHILNTVPDCHNLYKNSFTYHSLQRDRPLDFDDANRFLEQCERDKSRVLVHCMTGKNRSAAIVAAFLMKSRGWRLAQSFQWVKDRRPQVQLTDASQNELLEYEQKLFGPSSQPVIPTESFASLGFGYPKPAGDTQAPTFNQMTAPSISIFERVGPNDVPPNFAFGAEGTAGVNPDNNDNGGAKANPASTDNPMDSS encoded by the exons ATGAGGAAGCGGGAGCGGGAGAACCCGTGCGGGATCTGCGGGCACTACCACAAGTACGAGGAGGGGGAGGTCTGCGGGGTGTGCGGCCACCGGTGGAAGCCGTCGGACGGGGAGGGCACCCCGGCGAAGCACGAGTCCGCCTTCCCCACCGAGGTGCTCAAGGACTTCCTCTTCCTCGGGAGCTACGACAACGCCTCCCGCTCCGAGGTCCTCAAGACGCTCAACGTCTCCCACATCCTCAAC ACTGTGCCTGATTGCCACAATCTATACAAGAATTCATTCACATATCACAGTCTTCAGCGCGACAGGCCTTTGGATTTTGATGACGCAAACCGGTTTCTAG AACAATGTGAAAGAGATAAATCACGCGTTCTTGTTCATTGCATGACTGGAAAAAACAG GTCAGCAGCTATTGTTGCAGCCTTCTTGATGAAGTCTAGAGGATGGAGACTTGCTCAGTCTTTCCAGTGGGTGAAAGACCGGCGGCCGCAGGTTCAACTGACAGATG CTTCTCAGAATGAGCTTCTGGAGTACGAGCAGAAGCTTTTTGGACCCAGTTCTCAACCTGTGATTCCCACTGAATCATTTGCTTCTCTTGGATTTGGCTACCCAAAACCAGCAGGTGACACCCAAGCACCTACGTTCAACCAAATGACCGCGCCATCCATCTCCATTTTTGAGCGAGTCGGCCCAAATGATGTTCCCCCGAATTTCGCTTTTGGAGCCGAGGGGACAGCTGGGGTCAACCCAGATAACAATGACAATGGTGGGGCCAAGGCCAACCCAGCTTCGACTGATAACCCGATGGACAGCTCTTAA